One stretch of Rhinatrema bivittatum chromosome 8, aRhiBiv1.1, whole genome shotgun sequence DNA includes these proteins:
- the CDC42EP2 gene encoding cdc42 effector protein 2 yields MSSKVPIYLKRGSRKGKREKLRDILSSDMISPPLGDFRHTIHIGSGGESDMFGDLSFLQGKFHLLPRTQGSLDSERGSQYETPFEFSRTATVCSHDQAVAEKPSPLLKNAISLPVIGGPQALMLPATQAPPKPPRLHLDDKVPLPLPIQPEEDMRGHQKVGETALSTILKTAGQEAQSFKVDEQLSSGSQNGFPTEENLNEPFLSHAGSLLSLHVDLGPSILDDVLWIMDKCEDNASRQDKLVT; encoded by the coding sequence ATGTCCTCCAAAGTGCCAATCTATTTGAAACGAGGCAGCAGAAAGGGCAAGAGAGAGAAATTAAGGGACATCCTGTCATCTGACATGATCAGCCCTCCCCTGGGTGACTTCAGGCACACCATTCACATCGGCAGTGGAGGTGAGAGTGACATGTTTGGAGACCTGTCCTTCTTGCAAGGGAAATTCCACCTGTTACCCAGAACACAGGGGAGTCTGGACTCTGAAAGAGGCAGTCAGTATGAGACACCATTTGAATTTTCAAGGACTGCCACTGTCTGCAGCCATGACCAAGCAGTAGCCGAGAAGCCATCTCCCTTGCTGAAGAATGCCATTTCGTTGCCTGTCATTGGTGGGCCTCAGGCCCTTATGTTACCTGCCACCCAAGCACCGCCAAAACCTCCCCGGCTTCACCTGGATGACAAAGTCCCATTGCCGCTGCCCATCCAGCCAGAAGAGGACATGAGAGGGCACCAAAAGGTGGGTGAAACAGCTTTATCCACCATCCTTAAGACTGCCGGGCAAGAAGCCCAAAGCTTCAAGGTGGATGAGCAACTGTCATCTGGCTCCCAGAATGGCTTTCCCACTGAGGAAAACCTTAATGAGCCCTTCCTGTCCCATGCTGGCTCTCTGCTCTCCCTACATGTGGATCTGGGGCCATCTATTTTGGATGACGTTCTTTGGATTATGGATAAATGTGAAGATAACGCCAGCAGACAAGATAAACTAGTTACGTAG